The Mercenaria mercenaria strain notata chromosome 10, MADL_Memer_1, whole genome shotgun sequence genome contains a region encoding:
- the LOC128559913 gene encoding heat shock 70 kDa protein 12B-like, which translates to MTDSHLLAVAFDFGTTYSGYAFSFRDNPLKIQTNQGWIAGSDQLISLKTPTCVLLNSKKEFDSFGFEAENKFASLAEDGQHHSWLLFRRFKMLLHSNETLSRTTTVEDINGKSMPAMTIFAMSIGYLKRHFLEALNKQKIGIEDSDIKYVLTVPAIWNDNAKQFMREAAEQAGIETKRLKLSFEPEAASIWCQTITTKAKESLSKSGNQYMIIDLGGGTADISVHEKQIDNTLKELHKASGGPWGGTVVDDNYLQWLKQIFGSATMQKFQEEQMEDYFQLHREFEIKKRSITPDSNGKITVRLSASLRELYQKNEKVQLDDKIASLGLKGMVTFTGDKLRVDASVIKGWFEAPINSVITHVQRVLKEPNMQRVDTILIVGGFGECKLAQDQIQKAIRNKCIIIPEGAGLAVLKGAVRYGHSPDIISSRIMPHTYGFSVLETFDEQTHYDATITFLDGEKYAEDVFSTIIRAGEGVTLGKIISKGPYTPTCQDNTTFNVYCTEKVDPKYTTDPGCKHLGRLRVSHSNGRCCKDNKLNASFIFGDTELLVKAVNLRTGEEFETYIDCL; encoded by the exons ATGACTGACTCTCACTTGCTTGCTGTAGCGTTCGACTTTGGTACAACATACAGTGGCTATGCCTTTTCATTTCGAGACAACCCGTTAAAGATACAGACTAACCAAGGTTGGATTGCAGGCAGTGATCAGCTGATTTCGCTGAAAACGCCAACATGTGTGCTTCTAAATTCTAAAAAGGAATTTGACTCCTTTGGGTTTGAAGCTGAAAATAAGTTTGCAAGTCTTGCCGAAGACGGACAACACCATAGCTGGCTTTTATTTCGAAGATTCAAAATGCTCCTTCACAGTAACGAA ACTCTTTCAAGAACGACAACAGTTGAAGATATCAACGGGAAGTCAATGCCTGCAATGACAATTTTTGCCATGTCTATCGGATATTTAAAGCGACATTTCCTGGAAGCACTTAACAAACAGAAAATTGGGATAGAGGACAGCGATATAAAATATGTCTTAACGGTGCCAGCTATATGGAATGACAATGCTAAACAGTTTATGCGAGAAGCTGCCGAGCAG GCTGGAATAGAAACCAAACGCTTGAAGCTGTCTTTTGAACCCGAAGCAGCCTCGATTTGGTGTCAGACTATCACGACGAAAGCAAAGGAAAGTCTTTCCAAATCGGGAAACCAGTACATGATCATTGACCTGGGAG GTGGAACGGCTGATATCTCCGTACATGAGAAGCAGATCGATAATACGTTGAAAGAGCTGCACAAAGCTAGCGGCGGGCCGTGGGGAGGCACAGTTGTTGATGATAACTATTTACAATGGCTGAAACAGATATTTGGAAGCGCTACCATGCAAAAATTCCAGGAAGAACAAATGGAAGACTATTTCCAACTCCATAgagaatttgaaataaaaaagcgAAGCATCACACCAGATTCCAATGGAAAAATCACCGTTAGACTGTCTGCTTCACTGAGAGAGCTTTATCAAAAGAATGAAAAAGTACAATTGGACGACAAAATCGCCTCCTTGGGATTAAAGGGCATGGTTACATTTACTGGTGACAAGTTGAGGGTCGACGCTTCAGTTATCAAGGGATGGTTTGAGGCCCCGATCAACAGCGTGATCACACATGTACAACGCGTTCTTAAAGAACCAAACATGCAGAGAGTCGATACAATTCTTATAGTAGGCGGATTTGGCGAATGCAAGTTAGCACAAGACCAGATTCAAAAAGCGATACGAAACAAGTGCATCATTATCCCAGAAGGAGCGGGTCTTGCTGTTCTAAAGGGGGCTGTTCGTTACGGCCACTCTCCAGATATTATATCGTCAAGGATAATGCCTCACACGTACGGCTTTAGTGTTCTAGAGACATTTGATGAGCAAACACACTACGATGCTACCATTACGTTCCTAGATGGTGAGAAATATGCTGAAGATGTATTTTCCACAATTATACGAGCTGGGGAAGGGGTAACATTAGGGAAAATCATATCTAAAGGCCCGTACACTCCAACTTGTCAAGACAATACAACTTTTAATGTTTACTGTACAGAAAAGGTTGATCCGAAATACACAACAGATCCAGGGTGCAAACATTTGGGAAGGCTTAGAGTTTCACACTCTAATGGCCGATGCTGCAAAGACAACAAATTAAATGCTTCATTCATATTTGGTGACACAGAACTACTGGTGAAAGCTGTAAACCTTAGAACTGGAGAAGAATTTGAAACATACATTGACTGTCTTTAG